From the Natrarchaeobaculum aegyptiacum genome, one window contains:
- a CDS encoding SDR family NAD(P)-dependent oxidoreductase has translation MIDLTDRVALVTGASGGIGESTAKVLAENGADVVVTDVVDGIEETASTIEETGSKAIASEMDVTDEDEVEAVVEATLDELGRLDILGNVAGIFPTHTLEEMTKNDWEQVIDINLTGTYNCTQAVLPAMREQNYGRIVNVSSASGGHIGWSNDLAHYAASKGGVIGFTRSAALDVAQHGITMNAIVPGLIDTGAPQSVAEEEELEAGVQMTAFGRMGEPEEIANAVTFLAAEEASYITGAKLVVDGGYTLV, from the coding sequence ATGATTGACCTGACTGATCGCGTGGCACTCGTGACTGGCGCAAGCGGTGGTATCGGTGAATCGACAGCGAAGGTTCTTGCAGAGAACGGGGCCGATGTCGTCGTAACCGATGTCGTCGACGGTATCGAAGAAACGGCATCGACCATCGAGGAAACGGGCTCGAAAGCGATCGCCAGCGAGATGGACGTGACTGACGAAGACGAAGTCGAGGCAGTCGTTGAAGCGACTCTCGACGAGCTTGGCCGGTTAGACATTCTTGGGAACGTTGCCGGAATCTTCCCGACACACACGCTCGAGGAAATGACAAAAAACGATTGGGAGCAAGTCATCGATATCAACCTGACCGGGACGTACAATTGCACGCAGGCAGTGTTGCCTGCGATGCGAGAGCAAAACTACGGCCGGATCGTCAACGTTTCGTCGGCTTCAGGTGGGCACATCGGCTGGTCGAATGACCTCGCACACTACGCAGCCAGCAAAGGGGGCGTAATTGGGTTTACAAGGAGCGCCGCTCTCGACGTCGCCCAACACGGGATCACGATGAACGCAATCGTCCCGGGACTCATCGACACCGGCGCGCCACAGTCCGTCGCCGAGGAGGAGGAACTGGAAGCCGGCGTGCAAATGACCGCGTTCGGTCGGATGGGCGAACCGGAAGAAATCGCAAACGCCGTTACGTTCCTCGCCGCAGAGGAAGCCAGCTACATCACGGGCGCAAAACTCGTCGTTGACGGGGGCTATACGCTGGTCTGA
- a CDS encoding DNA-3-methyladenine glycosylase family protein — MPVEPDASADDPHTVLRTDPVMADLLERHDLEPLDPEVDEFERLCVSIVNQQLSTASATAVRKRVWDVLDDTVTPERVLEASTDELREAGLSRTKVEYVRNVASAFQERDLTRAGLADRSNESVIDELTRIRGVGRWTANMYCIFVLQRPDVLPLGDLAVRRGIEQLYNDGDDLSRAEMQQIAAPWRPYRSLATRYVWAEYES, encoded by the coding sequence ATGCCGGTCGAACCAGACGCGAGCGCCGACGACCCCCACACCGTCCTCCGAACCGATCCCGTGATGGCCGACCTGCTCGAGCGCCACGACCTCGAGCCACTCGATCCCGAAGTCGACGAGTTCGAACGGCTCTGCGTCTCGATCGTCAACCAGCAGCTCTCGACGGCCAGCGCGACCGCTGTCCGAAAGCGCGTCTGGGACGTCCTCGACGACACCGTCACTCCCGAGCGAGTACTCGAGGCGTCGACCGACGAACTTCGGGAGGCCGGCCTCTCGAGGACGAAAGTCGAGTACGTGAGGAACGTCGCCAGCGCGTTTCAGGAGCGCGACCTGACTCGAGCGGGGCTCGCCGATAGGTCGAACGAGAGCGTGATCGACGAACTGACCCGGATCAGGGGCGTCGGCCGGTGGACGGCGAATATGTACTGCATCTTCGTCCTCCAGCGGCCCGACGTGCTCCCGCTCGGCGACCTCGCCGTCCGTCGCGGGATCGAGCAACTGTACAACGACGGCGACGATCTATCGCGAGCCGAGATGCAACAGATCGCAGCGCCCTGGCGGCCCTATCGCAGTCTCGCGACACGGTACGTCTGGGCCGAGTACGAGTCCTGA
- a CDS encoding metal-dependent hydrolase — translation MQPVVHLAVGYLCYAGYSRARTGSAPAELPALVAVVGAALPDLIDKPLAFAGIVDVGRTIGHSLLFALPLVVAVWVLARAWNRELLGVAFAIGYLSHITTDVPWHVVSGDYHELGFLLWPITPMPEYTGTKSLGTVAGLEVTTLWLEAVILVAGVALWWVDGRPGLEPIRRRFRASRR, via the coding sequence ATGCAACCGGTCGTTCACCTGGCGGTCGGCTACCTGTGCTACGCCGGGTACTCCCGGGCGAGAACGGGGAGCGCCCCCGCGGAACTGCCGGCGCTCGTCGCGGTTGTCGGTGCGGCACTCCCCGACCTCATCGACAAGCCACTGGCGTTCGCGGGCATCGTCGACGTCGGGCGGACGATCGGTCACTCGCTGTTGTTCGCACTCCCGCTGGTCGTCGCCGTCTGGGTCCTCGCTCGAGCGTGGAACCGCGAGCTCCTCGGCGTCGCGTTCGCCATCGGCTACCTCTCGCACATCACGACCGACGTGCCGTGGCACGTCGTCTCGGGCGACTACCACGAACTCGGCTTTCTGCTGTGGCCGATCACGCCGATGCCGGAGTACACCGGCACGAAATCGCTTGGAACCGTCGCCGGCCTCGAGGTCACGACGCTCTGGCTCGAGGCCGTCATCCTCGTCGCTGGCGTCGCGCTCTGGTGGGTCGACGGCCGACCGGGACTCGAGCCGATCCGTCGCCGGTTCAGAGCGTCCCGACGGTGA
- a CDS encoding CynX/NimT family MFS transporter has protein sequence MTSRRRAYGLVVAGTFSYTALMFVWFSLPAYLSTIITEVGLSSTQAGVLAGAVPLTYIPLALFSGLVVDRIGPGRIIGVGVVIYGLAQIGRSVAGDFPTLLATTLLIGVGATTITFGLPKLVSELFPPDQTGRPSAIYLVGASAGSALVFAVGRPVIGPALGGWRPLFFWSGVVAVVYGLCWLAVALWTGIDDHTSDAGDSFALESVLADLRVVLTHRDLQLVVVVGTMYLLLSHGVQGWLPTILEARGLEPALAGQATSLFVAAYVVGILTVPELADRYQARTVAIVGCGAVVFVGMAGVLLGGTSPLLAVAIVVAGLGGGGISPLVRAIPPALEGIGARLTGTAVGFIFAVGEIGGFFGPMLVGVFHDVTGSFVPGLLMLSAAGIVVALAGATLHRRTESRAAVTDS, from the coding sequence GTGACGAGTCGGCGACGCGCGTACGGACTGGTGGTGGCGGGGACGTTCAGTTACACCGCCCTGATGTTCGTCTGGTTCTCCCTGCCGGCGTACCTCTCGACGATCATCACGGAGGTCGGCCTCTCGAGCACGCAGGCGGGTGTTCTCGCGGGTGCCGTGCCGCTGACGTACATCCCGCTGGCGCTGTTTTCCGGGCTGGTCGTCGACCGGATCGGTCCCGGGAGAATCATCGGTGTCGGGGTCGTGATCTACGGACTCGCACAGATCGGCCGGAGCGTCGCGGGCGACTTCCCGACGTTACTCGCGACGACGCTCCTGATCGGCGTCGGGGCGACGACTATCACCTTCGGACTCCCGAAACTCGTCTCCGAACTGTTCCCGCCGGATCAGACCGGTCGCCCCTCGGCCATCTACCTCGTCGGGGCTTCGGCGGGATCGGCGCTGGTCTTCGCCGTCGGCCGTCCCGTTATCGGCCCAGCGCTCGGAGGGTGGCGACCGCTGTTCTTCTGGAGCGGCGTCGTCGCCGTCGTCTACGGGCTGTGCTGGCTCGCCGTGGCGCTGTGGACGGGAATCGACGACCACACCAGCGACGCCGGCGACTCCTTCGCCCTCGAGTCGGTACTCGCCGATCTCCGGGTTGTGCTCACCCACCGGGACCTCCAGCTCGTGGTCGTCGTCGGGACGATGTACCTCCTGTTGAGCCACGGTGTGCAGGGCTGGCTCCCGACGATCCTCGAGGCACGGGGGCTCGAGCCAGCGCTGGCCGGACAGGCGACGAGTCTGTTCGTCGCAGCCTACGTCGTCGGCATCCTCACCGTGCCGGAACTGGCCGACCGGTATCAGGCCCGAACCGTCGCCATCGTCGGCTGTGGCGCCGTCGTATTCGTCGGCATGGCAGGCGTCCTCCTCGGCGGGACCAGTCCGCTGCTCGCGGTCGCTATCGTCGTCGCCGGACTGGGCGGAGGTGGAATCTCGCCGCTCGTCCGGGCGATACCGCCGGCACTCGAGGGCATCGGTGCCCGCCTGACCGGTACGGCAGTCGGCTTCATCTTCGCGGTCGGCGAGATCGGCGGCTTCTTCGGCCCGATGCTGGTCGGCGTCTTCCACGACGTAACTGGCTCGTTCGTTCCCGGGCTCCTCATGCTCTCGGCTGCGGGGATCGTCGTCGCGCTCGCCGGTGCGACACTCCATCGTCGAACTGAATCGCGGGCTGCAGTCACGGACAGTTAA
- a CDS encoding HalOD1 output domain-containing protein: MDATTGTKAVTETVSEDRRPSMVVIERCARLEGVDPLDLDPLYDTIDPDVLDSACAAPGFTSLEFTYCGRVVTLRSVGDELAVTIDDAATPATGPNTTTGGEPSL, encoded by the coding sequence ATGGATGCAACCACGGGTACGAAGGCCGTGACTGAGACCGTCTCGGAAGACCGGCGGCCAAGCATGGTCGTTATCGAACGCTGTGCACGCCTCGAGGGCGTCGATCCGCTCGACCTCGACCCGCTCTACGACACCATCGACCCTGACGTCCTGGATTCGGCCTGTGCGGCACCCGGTTTCACGAGTCTCGAGTTTACCTACTGCGGTCGCGTCGTCACGCTCCGGTCTGTCGGAGACGAACTCGCGGTCACGATCGACGACGCCGCGACGCCGGCCACGGGGCCGAATACCACCACCGGCGGCGAACCGTCGCTCTAG
- a CDS encoding DUF4397 domain-containing protein, with protein MTENGVSRRRIIQIGGGIVVVSGVGQTTAASSDHEPNDQPVDTDFQTRVAHLSPDAPTIDIYVDGERVREGISYGTVTDYRDLAPGTYTIQVVPTGVDPAEAVLEETVEAGDVDPTVDGLLAVIGEVAAENQPLEALFLDDDNSPVDPGTARVRVLHASPDAPAVDVVAGETGEALFENVAFGESGYIEVPEGEYTIDIYPAGDRETSVFEVDVSLAGGTVYSAFAIGYLEPDTAPADEPFEILLTEDSIPDEVDIEPDEEVPNEDEPGTEPGAAKESEDEKTT; from the coding sequence ATGACTGAAAATGGTGTGAGCCGACGGCGAATCATCCAGATCGGCGGCGGCATCGTGGTGGTCAGCGGCGTCGGACAGACCACGGCCGCCTCGAGTGACCACGAACCGAACGACCAGCCAGTCGATACCGACTTCCAGACTCGAGTTGCACACCTCTCACCCGACGCACCCACCATCGACATCTACGTCGACGGAGAGCGGGTCCGCGAGGGCATCTCGTACGGGACGGTCACCGACTACCGCGACCTCGCGCCTGGCACGTACACAATCCAGGTCGTTCCCACCGGTGTCGACCCGGCCGAAGCAGTGCTCGAGGAGACCGTCGAGGCCGGCGACGTGGACCCCACCGTCGACGGTCTCCTCGCGGTGATCGGCGAAGTGGCCGCCGAAAACCAGCCCCTCGAGGCGCTGTTTCTCGACGACGATAACAGCCCGGTCGATCCGGGTACCGCTCGCGTTCGCGTCCTCCACGCCTCACCCGATGCGCCTGCAGTGGACGTCGTTGCCGGTGAAACCGGGGAGGCGCTGTTCGAGAACGTCGCGTTTGGTGAATCGGGCTACATCGAAGTCCCGGAGGGTGAGTATACGATCGACATCTACCCGGCGGGTGACCGAGAGACCAGCGTCTTCGAAGTCGACGTGTCCCTCGCCGGCGGAACCGTCTACTCCGCGTTCGCGATTGGCTACCTCGAACCAGATACTGCACCCGCCGACGAACCGTTCGAGATCCTCCTCACGGAGGACTCCATTCCAGACGAAGTGGACATCGAGCCCGACGAAGAGGTGCCGAACGAAGACGAACCCGGCACAGAGCCCGGAGCAGCGAAGGAGTCCGAGGACGAGAAAACTACGTGA
- a CDS encoding GNAT family N-acetyltransferase has translation MAEVSSHHCINNYSPYFNRMSSMVVRYLLRLGEGHTYFIFPGRQRETMEFRSASPSDAKDIYEVQAQSCRSAYYDVLDDHSIIDAMEDPSTIDQIQEWLEYTVDDDQAIHPVAVTDKDGIVGFAQLLVGEHAPDRTSSNEAFLQSLYVQPDYWGRGIGSELLETGVKRLPSDATTVSLEVLPQNDIGVSFYEKHNFERESTGEFEAGGTTYETVIFSRAVTR, from the coding sequence ATGGCCGAGGTATCGTCCCACCACTGTATCAATAACTATTCTCCGTATTTCAACAGAATGTCCTCCATGGTGGTTCGTTACCTGCTCCGTCTGGGGGAGGGGCACACCTATTTTATATTCCCGGGTAGACAGCGTGAGACTATGGAGTTCCGTTCTGCATCGCCAAGTGATGCAAAGGATATCTACGAGGTACAGGCACAGTCCTGTCGTTCAGCATATTACGACGTTCTGGACGATCATTCAATAATTGATGCTATGGAGGATCCCTCGACGATCGACCAGATTCAGGAATGGCTCGAATATACGGTGGACGACGACCAGGCTATCCACCCCGTTGCGGTCACTGATAAAGATGGGATCGTCGGCTTTGCCCAGTTGCTCGTGGGTGAACACGCACCCGATCGCACGTCTTCGAACGAGGCGTTTTTACAGTCGCTGTATGTCCAGCCCGATTACTGGGGGCGGGGTATCGGAAGCGAACTCCTCGAAACAGGCGTCAAGCGTTTGCCCAGTGACGCAACAACCGTTTCACTGGAGGTGTTGCCGCAAAACGACATCGGGGTGAGCTTCTACGAAAAGCACAATTTTGAACGGGAAAGTACCGGCGAGTTCGAAGCGGGTGGTACGACATACGAGACAGTCATTTTCTCCCGTGCAGTGACAAGGTGA
- a CDS encoding redox-regulated ATPase YchF, translating into MLSIALAGKPNAGKSTFYTAATMAEVDVANYPFTTIDANRGVSYVRTECPCLEREQRCNADNCEDGKRYVPIELLDVAGLVPGAHEGKGLGNQFLDELTNADVIVNVIDASGGTNEEGEPVEIGEHDPMEDIDFVEAEMDLWLADVVERNWESIERKSRSPDFDIDESLAEMLSGFGASPTQIATVLRDLEYPEDPIQWDDDLREELARSVRQKTKPIVVAANKIDVAPAEHVEKLRSLDKPVIPTTAEGELALRRAAENDLVDYDPGDESLEIGDGVSDAQREALEGLSEAMAEHDGTGVQAALDYAVYELLDHVTAYPVEDAAKWSDGSGNVLPDAHLLPRGSTPVDLAYAVHTDIGEGYLHAVDAKSNREVSDSYELEEGDVIKIVSTN; encoded by the coding sequence ATGCTCTCGATCGCACTTGCCGGGAAGCCAAACGCCGGCAAGTCCACGTTCTACACCGCGGCGACGATGGCCGAAGTCGACGTCGCGAACTACCCGTTCACGACGATCGACGCCAACCGGGGGGTGAGTTACGTTCGCACCGAGTGCCCCTGCCTCGAGCGCGAGCAGCGGTGCAACGCCGACAACTGCGAAGACGGCAAGCGGTACGTCCCGATCGAATTGCTCGACGTCGCCGGACTGGTTCCGGGTGCCCACGAGGGGAAGGGACTGGGCAACCAGTTCCTCGACGAACTCACCAACGCCGACGTAATCGTCAACGTGATCGACGCCTCCGGCGGCACCAACGAGGAGGGCGAACCCGTCGAGATCGGCGAACACGACCCGATGGAAGACATCGACTTCGTCGAAGCGGAGATGGACCTCTGGCTCGCCGACGTCGTCGAGCGAAACTGGGAGTCGATCGAACGCAAGTCCCGCTCACCAGACTTCGATATCGACGAATCGCTGGCGGAGATGCTCTCCGGGTTTGGCGCTTCACCGACCCAGATCGCGACCGTCCTCAGAGACCTCGAGTACCCCGAGGACCCGATCCAGTGGGACGACGACCTCCGCGAGGAACTCGCCCGGTCGGTCCGCCAGAAGACCAAGCCGATCGTCGTCGCGGCGAACAAGATCGACGTCGCCCCCGCAGAACACGTCGAGAAACTCCGCTCGCTCGACAAACCGGTGATTCCCACGACGGCCGAGGGCGAACTCGCTCTGCGCCGGGCCGCCGAGAACGACCTCGTCGACTACGACCCCGGCGACGAGTCCCTCGAGATCGGCGACGGCGTCAGCGACGCCCAGCGTGAGGCCCTCGAGGGACTGTCGGAGGCGATGGCCGAGCACGACGGCACCGGCGTTCAGGCAGCCCTCGACTACGCCGTCTACGAGTTGCTCGATCACGTTACTGCGTACCCCGTCGAGGACGCCGCGAAGTGGTCCGACGGCAGCGGGAACGTTCTGCCGGACGCCCACCTCCTCCCGCGGGGCTCGACCCCGGTCGATCTCGCCTACGCCGTCCACACCGACATCGGCGAGGGCTACCTCCACGCCGTCGATGCGAAGTCGAACCGGGAAGTCAGCGACAGCTACGAACTCGAGGAAGGCGACGTGATCAAGATCGTGAGCACCAATTGA
- the katG gene encoding catalase/peroxidase HPI, with product MTGSNHDWWPEQLNLKILDQNGRPVDPRDDDFDYAEEFEKLDLDEVKADIEDVLTTSQDWWPADYGHYGPLIIRMAWHSAGTYRTTDGRGGATGGRQRFAPLNSWPDNVNLDKARRVLWPVKQKYGRSLSWADLLVLAGNVALESMGFETYGFAGGREDDFEPDEGVDWGPEEEWLGSERHDDEGELEGDLAADHMGLIYVNPEGPGGDPDPEKSAEYIRQSFGRMAMNDEETVALIAGGHEFGKVHGAAPDDNLGPDPEGAPIEQQGLGWENEYGSGKGDDTITSGLEGPWTESPIEWNHDFLENLFEYEWELDESPAGAYQWSPVDEEAQDAAPAAHDPEGSQTPMMLTTDLALKKDPDYREIAERFYENPEELEEAFAKAWFKLIHRDMGPKERYLGPEVPEEDFLWQDPIPDADYELVGEAEIDELKDEILASELSISQLVKTAWASASTYRDSDKRGGANGGRIRLEPQKNWEVNEPEELATVLSTLEEIQSEFNGSRSDDVRISLADLIVLGGCAAVEQAAADAGYDVDVPFEPGRTDATQEQTDVESFEWLEPDADGFRNYFTEGDVMDRSAEELLVDRADLLDLTAPEMTALVGGMRALDANYQNSDLGVFTDEPETLNNDFFETVLDMGYEWDAADEDELVFELRDRETGDVEYEASRVDLVFGSNSRLRAIAEVYGAADGEEQFVQDFVDAWHKVMMLDRFDLE from the coding sequence ATGACTGGGTCAAACCACGACTGGTGGCCTGAGCAGCTGAACCTGAAGATCCTCGACCAGAACGGTCGTCCCGTCGATCCGCGAGACGACGACTTCGACTACGCCGAGGAGTTCGAGAAACTCGACCTCGACGAGGTGAAAGCGGACATCGAGGATGTTCTGACGACGTCCCAGGACTGGTGGCCGGCCGACTACGGCCACTACGGGCCGCTCATCATCCGGATGGCGTGGCACAGCGCAGGTACGTACCGCACCACCGACGGCCGCGGTGGCGCGACTGGCGGTCGACAGCGCTTTGCGCCCCTCAACAGCTGGCCGGACAACGTCAACCTCGACAAGGCACGTCGGGTGCTCTGGCCGGTCAAGCAGAAGTACGGCCGGAGCCTCTCGTGGGCCGACCTGCTCGTTCTCGCGGGTAACGTCGCCCTCGAGTCGATGGGCTTCGAGACCTACGGGTTCGCTGGCGGCCGCGAGGACGACTTCGAGCCCGACGAAGGCGTCGACTGGGGTCCCGAAGAGGAGTGGCTCGGGAGCGAGCGCCACGACGACGAGGGAGAGCTCGAGGGCGACCTCGCCGCAGACCACATGGGTCTGATCTACGTGAACCCGGAAGGGCCGGGCGGTGATCCGGACCCAGAAAAGTCGGCGGAGTACATCCGGCAGTCGTTCGGCCGCATGGCCATGAACGACGAGGAGACAGTCGCGCTCATCGCTGGCGGACACGAGTTCGGGAAAGTTCACGGCGCGGCCCCCGACGACAACCTCGGGCCGGACCCAGAGGGCGCCCCCATCGAGCAGCAGGGCCTCGGCTGGGAGAACGAGTACGGCAGTGGGAAAGGCGACGACACGATCACCAGCGGGCTCGAGGGGCCGTGGACCGAGTCGCCGATCGAGTGGAACCACGACTTTCTCGAGAACCTGTTCGAGTACGAGTGGGAACTCGACGAGAGTCCCGCCGGTGCCTACCAGTGGTCGCCGGTCGACGAAGAGGCACAGGACGCGGCACCGGCCGCCCACGACCCCGAGGGCAGCCAGACGCCGATGATGCTCACGACGGACCTCGCGCTGAAGAAGGATCCGGACTACCGTGAGATCGCCGAACGGTTCTACGAGAACCCCGAGGAACTCGAGGAGGCCTTCGCGAAGGCCTGGTTCAAGCTCATTCACCGCGACATGGGCCCGAAGGAGCGATACCTCGGTCCCGAGGTGCCCGAGGAGGACTTCCTCTGGCAGGACCCCATCCCCGACGCCGATTACGAACTCGTCGGCGAGGCAGAGATCGACGAACTCAAAGACGAGATCCTCGCGTCGGAGCTTTCGATCTCCCAGCTGGTCAAGACCGCCTGGGCGTCGGCCTCGACCTACCGCGACAGCGACAAGCGCGGTGGCGCAAACGGTGGGCGCATCCGCCTCGAGCCCCAGAAGAACTGGGAGGTCAACGAGCCCGAAGAGCTGGCGACCGTGCTCTCGACGCTCGAGGAGATTCAGTCCGAGTTCAACGGCTCCCGGTCGGACGACGTCAGAATCTCGCTGGCCGACCTCATCGTCCTTGGCGGCTGTGCGGCCGTCGAACAGGCTGCGGCGGATGCCGGCTACGACGTGGACGTGCCGTTCGAGCCGGGGCGCACCGACGCGACTCAGGAACAGACCGACGTCGAGTCCTTCGAGTGGCTCGAGCCGGACGCCGATGGCTTCCGCAACTACTTCACCGAGGGTGACGTGATGGACCGCTCGGCGGAGGAACTGCTTGTCGACAGGGCAGACCTGCTCGACCTGACGGCCCCCGAGATGACCGCTCTCGTCGGTGGCATGCGTGCCCTCGACGCGAACTACCAGAACTCGGACCTCGGCGTCTTCACCGACGAGCCCGAGACGCTGAACAACGACTTCTTCGAGACCGTCCTCGACATGGGCTACGAGTGGGACGCAGCCGACGAGGACGAACTGGTCTTCGAGCTTCGCGACCGCGAGACCGGCGACGTCGAGTACGAGGCCTCCCGCGTCGACCTGGTCTTCGGATCGAACTCCCGACTTCGCGCCATCGCCGAAGTCTACGGGGCTGCAGACGGTGAAGAGCAGTTCGTCCAGGACTTCGTCGACGCCTGGCACAAGGTGATGATGCTCGACCGGTTCGACCTCGAGTAA
- a CDS encoding sulfatase gives MAGTNGRDPESHGTVRNVVVVVFDTARAVSVNPETTPTLCELGASGTTVENAFAAAPWTLPSHASIFTGTYPSEHGTHGGNLHLDSSLRTLPEAFADAGYETVGISNNTWITEEFGFDRGFDELRKGWQYLQSDADMGAVVRGEDLREKLAATRRRLFDGNPVVNAANILYSEVFQPAGDDGAARTTEWVTDWLRTREADRPFFLFCNYIEPHVEYDPPQEYAERFLPDDASYEDATAIRQDPRAYDCDDYEITDREFDLLRGLYRAELAYVDDQLGALRTALEDASEWGETLFVVCGDHGEHVGEHGFFGHQYNLYDTLLHVPLVIHGGPFTDGGRRTDLVQLLDLPETLLETAGIEDQPLRDQSSGQSLHPDASHSEREAVFAEYVTPQPSIERLEARFGELPDRVYEFDRQLRAVRTSDYKYVCGDDGFERLHRISSDPDERVDVADGEPEAVRELRARIEERFGTFDRITAGDATAGMREGTKERLADLGYL, from the coding sequence ATGGCGGGTACCAACGGACGTGATCCAGAATCACATGGAACAGTTCGGAACGTGGTCGTGGTCGTCTTCGACACGGCTCGAGCGGTCAGCGTGAATCCCGAGACGACGCCCACGCTCTGTGAACTCGGCGCGTCGGGGACGACCGTCGAGAACGCGTTCGCGGCGGCGCCGTGGACGCTTCCCTCCCACGCGTCGATTTTCACGGGGACGTACCCCTCGGAACACGGCACCCACGGTGGGAACCTCCATCTCGACTCGAGTTTGCGAACCCTGCCGGAGGCGTTCGCGGACGCAGGCTACGAGACCGTCGGTATTTCGAACAATACCTGGATCACCGAGGAGTTCGGGTTCGACCGGGGCTTCGATGAACTTCGCAAGGGCTGGCAGTACCTCCAGTCCGACGCCGACATGGGCGCGGTCGTCCGGGGGGAGGATCTCCGGGAGAAACTCGCGGCGACCCGCCGTCGGCTCTTCGACGGTAATCCCGTCGTCAACGCGGCGAACATCCTCTACAGCGAGGTGTTCCAGCCGGCGGGCGACGACGGCGCTGCCAGAACGACCGAGTGGGTCACAGACTGGCTCCGCACCCGCGAGGCCGACCGTCCGTTCTTCCTCTTCTGTAACTACATCGAACCACACGTCGAGTACGATCCACCGCAGGAGTACGCAGAACGATTCCTTCCAGACGACGCGAGCTACGAGGACGCGACCGCGATCAGGCAAGATCCGCGCGCGTACGATTGCGACGACTACGAAATCACAGACCGGGAGTTCGACCTCCTCCGGGGCCTCTACCGCGCCGAACTCGCCTACGTCGACGACCAGCTGGGCGCGCTCAGAACGGCTCTCGAGGACGCCAGTGAGTGGGGAGAAACCCTCTTCGTGGTCTGTGGAGATCACGGCGAACACGTCGGCGAACACGGCTTCTTCGGCCACCAGTACAACCTCTACGACACCCTGTTGCACGTCCCGCTCGTGATCCACGGCGGCCCGTTCACTGACGGCGGCCGTCGGACGGATCTCGTCCAGTTGCTCGACCTCCCGGAGACGCTGCTCGAGACGGCCGGGATCGAAGACCAGCCGCTTCGCGACCAGTCGTCGGGCCAGTCACTTCACCCCGACGCGTCCCACAGCGAGCGCGAGGCCGTCTTTGCCGAGTACGTTACCCCACAACCGTCGATCGAACGGCTCGAGGCCCGCTTCGGCGAGTTGCCCGACCGCGTCTACGAGTTCGATCGACAGCTCCGGGCCGTCAGGACGAGCGATTACAAGTACGTCTGCGGCGACGACGGCTTCGAGCGCCTCCACCGCATCTCCAGCGATCCGGACGAACGGGTCGACGTCGCCGACGGGGAACCGGAGGCGGTTCGCGAACTGCGCGCACGGATCGAGGAGCGATTTGGCACGTTCGACCGGATCACTGCGGGCGACGCGACCGCCGGAATGCGCGAGGGGACCAAAGAACGACTGGCCGACCTCGGGTATCTCTGA